From Deltaproteobacteria bacterium, one genomic window encodes:
- a CDS encoding DUF4145 domain-containing protein: protein MEKRTKAYCNNCLGERNHEILFVEKTHSWNDKYDVGGDNKYEMLKCGGCDSVILRHTSSFSEEPEPTVSFYPPAMFRKEPPWVSEMVGKSARFARMLLREIYVGVQNEMKMITTMGVRALMEYVMIDSVGDQGTFSNNLSKFEKEGFISANQRVILDAVLEAGHATIHRAYEPSGEDLATCIDIAESVLQSVYVHPEKAAELIERVPRRRKTPAPTT, encoded by the coding sequence ATGGAGAAAAGAACAAAGGCATATTGTAATAATTGTCTTGGGGAGCGTAACCACGAGATTCTCTTCGTAGAGAAGACACATTCGTGGAACGATAAATATGATGTAGGCGGAGACAATAAGTACGAGATGCTCAAATGCGGTGGATGTGATAGCGTAATTTTGAGGCACACGTCATCATTTTCCGAAGAACCGGAGCCAACAGTAAGTTTCTATCCTCCTGCGATGTTTCGAAAGGAACCACCATGGGTTTCCGAAATGGTAGGGAAAAGCGCTCGCTTTGCACGCATGCTGTTGAGGGAGATATATGTTGGGGTACAAAATGAAATGAAAATGATCACCACCATGGGCGTTAGGGCTTTAATGGAATACGTCATGATCGATTCGGTTGGGGACCAGGGGACATTCAGCAATAACCTTTCGAAATTCGAAAAAGAAGGGTTCATATCTGCCAATCAGCGTGTCATTCTTGATGCAGTACTTGAAGCTGGCCACGCAACTATACACCGTGCTTATGAGCCATCGGGTGAGGACCTCGCTACGTGCATCGATATCGCGGAGAGCGTGCTGCAGAGCGTTTACGTGCATCCCGAGAAGGCTGCGGAATTGATAGAGCGGGTTCCTAGGAGACGCAAAACCCCTGCACCAACAACTTAG